Proteins encoded in a region of the Schaalia hyovaginalis genome:
- the gyrB gene encoding DNA topoisomerase (ATP-hydrolyzing) subunit B: MDEGSRVADNEKTTNGSESYGASDITVLEGLEAVRKRPGMYIGSTGERGLHHLVYEVVDNSVDEALAGYASHIEVTILADGGIRVIDDGRGIPVDLHPTEGKPTVEVVMTILHAGGKFGGGGYAVSGGLHGVGISVVNALSTRVDTIVRRQGYAWRMSFANGGTPITELVRGEETDETGTTQTFYPDPEIFETTEFSFETLRQRFQQMAFLNKGLRITLTDERPNAVDDGDEITGDELGTADDPVPGFRQVSYCYEHGLRDYVEYIDSAKKNEPINAEIIDFESENDEGTMSVEIAMQWTTAYSSSVHTFANTINTTEGGMHEEGFRTALTTLVNRYGRDKGIIKDKDDNLTGDDIREGLTAVISIKLTEPQFEGQTKTKLGNTEARTFVQQQVYAQLGDWFDAHPADAKAIITKGQQAQAARVAARKAREATRRKGVLESASMPGKLRDCSSRNPADCEIFIVEGDSAGGSAVGGRDPEHQAIMPIRGKILNVEKARLDRALSSDTIRSLITAFGTGIGEDFDLDKLRYGKIVIMADADVDGQHIATLLLTLLFRYMRPLIEHGHTYIAMPPLYRIKWTNAEHEFAYSDKERDKLLAEGQAQNRRLPKEGGIQRYKGLGEMNDHELWETTMDPAHRILKQVTLDEAADADEIFTILMGDDVDRRRSFIQRNAADVRFLDI; this comes from the coding sequence ATGGATGAGGGGAGCCGCGTGGCTGACAACGAGAAGACGACGAATGGTTCCGAAAGCTACGGCGCTTCGGACATCACCGTTCTCGAGGGCCTGGAGGCCGTCCGCAAGCGTCCGGGCATGTACATCGGCTCGACCGGCGAACGCGGCCTGCACCACCTGGTCTACGAAGTCGTCGACAACTCCGTCGATGAGGCGCTTGCCGGCTACGCGAGCCACATCGAGGTGACGATCCTCGCCGACGGCGGCATCCGCGTCATCGACGACGGGCGGGGCATCCCCGTCGATCTGCATCCGACCGAGGGCAAGCCGACCGTCGAGGTCGTCATGACGATCCTCCACGCCGGCGGCAAGTTCGGCGGCGGCGGCTACGCGGTCTCCGGCGGCCTGCACGGCGTCGGCATCTCCGTCGTCAACGCCCTGTCGACCCGCGTCGACACGATTGTGCGCCGTCAGGGTTACGCCTGGCGCATGTCCTTCGCCAACGGCGGCACCCCGATCACCGAGCTCGTCCGCGGCGAGGAGACCGATGAGACGGGCACGACCCAGACCTTCTACCCGGACCCCGAGATCTTCGAGACCACCGAGTTCTCCTTCGAGACCCTGCGTCAGCGCTTCCAGCAGATGGCCTTCCTCAACAAGGGCCTGCGGATCACCCTCACCGACGAGCGCCCGAACGCCGTCGACGACGGCGATGAGATCACGGGCGATGAGCTCGGCACCGCGGACGATCCGGTCCCCGGTTTCCGCCAGGTGTCCTACTGCTACGAGCACGGCCTGCGCGACTACGTCGAATACATCGACTCGGCGAAGAAGAACGAGCCGATCAACGCCGAGATCATCGACTTCGAGTCCGAGAACGACGAGGGCACGATGAGCGTCGAGATCGCGATGCAGTGGACCACCGCCTACTCCTCCTCGGTCCACACCTTCGCGAACACGATCAACACGACCGAGGGCGGCATGCATGAGGAGGGCTTCCGTACGGCCCTGACGACCCTCGTCAACCGCTACGGGCGCGACAAGGGGATCATCAAGGACAAGGACGACAACCTCACCGGCGACGACATCCGCGAGGGCCTGACCGCAGTCATCTCCATCAAGCTCACCGAGCCCCAGTTCGAGGGCCAGACGAAGACGAAGCTCGGCAACACCGAGGCCCGCACCTTCGTTCAGCAGCAGGTGTACGCCCAGCTCGGGGACTGGTTCGACGCCCACCCCGCCGACGCGAAGGCCATCATCACGAAGGGTCAGCAGGCGCAGGCGGCCAGGGTCGCGGCCCGCAAGGCCCGTGAGGCGACCCGCCGTAAGGGCGTCCTCGAATCCGCCTCCATGCCCGGCAAGCTCCGCGACTGCTCCTCGCGCAACCCTGCCGACTGCGAGATCTTCATCGTCGAGGGCGACTCCGCCGGCGGTTCGGCCGTCGGCGGCCGCGACCCCGAGCACCAGGCGATCATGCCGATCAGGGGCAAGATCCTCAACGTCGAGAAGGCGCGCCTGGACCGGGCCCTGTCCTCGGACACGATCCGCTCGCTCATCACCGCCTTCGGCACGGGCATCGGCGAGGACTTCGACCTCGACAAGCTCCGCTACGGGAAGATCGTCATCATGGCCGACGCCGACGTCGACGGCCAGCACATCGCCACCCTCCTGCTCACGCTCCTCTTCCGCTACATGCGGCCCCTCATCGAGCACGGGCACACCTACATCGCGATGCCCCCGCTCTACCGGATCAAGTGGACGAACGCCGAGCACGAGTTCGCCTACTCCGACAAGGAGCGCGACAAGCTCCTCGCCGAAGGGCAGGCCCAAAACCGGCGCCTGCCCAAGGAGGGCGGCATCCAGCGCTACAAGGGCCTGGGCGAGATGAACGACCACGAGCTCTGGGAGACCACGATGGACCCGGCGCACCGGATCCTCAAGCAGGTGACCCTCGACGAGGCCGCCGACGCCGACGAGATCTTCACGATCCTCATGGGCGACGACGTCGACCGCAGGCGCTCCTTCATCCAGCGCAACGCCGCGGACGTGCGCTTCCTCGACATCTGA